The Malus sylvestris chromosome 12, drMalSylv7.2, whole genome shotgun sequence genome contains a region encoding:
- the LOC126593695 gene encoding perakine reductase-like isoform X1 produces MAEGQEIQIPRVKLGTQGLEVSKLGFGCMGLSWINSPDAEKEGISVIKHAFSRGITFFDTSDVYGTDHSNEILVGKALKEMPRETVQLATKFGVVSVSVGHRQPRMEVRGDPEYVRSCCEASLKRLGVDYIDLYYQHRVDQSVPIEDTMGELKKLVEEGKIKYIGLSEASPDTIRRAHAVHPITAIQMEWSLWTRDIEEEIVPLCRERGIGIVPYSPLGRGFFAGKAVLEKLDSNVHAAAHPRLTGENLEKNKQIYYRIETLARKHECSAVQLALSWVFHRGNDVVPIPGTTKIKNLDANIGALALKLKEEDLKEISDAVPLDQVAGEKTFEHAMPVQWKFANTPRRNPN; encoded by the exons ATGGCAGAGGGGCAAGAAATACAGATTCCAAGAGTTAAACTTGGAACCCAAGGACTTGAG GTGTcaaaattagggtttggatGCATGGGACTTAGCTGGATAAACTCTCCGGATGCCGAAAAGGAAGGAATCTCAGTAATAAAACATGCCTTCAGCAGAGGAATCACCTTCTTCGACACATCTGATGTATATGGAACTGATCATTCCAATGAAATTCTTGTAGGCAAG GCCTTGAAGGAAATGCCGAGAGAGACAGTTCAGTTAGCCACGAAATTCGGTGTTGTAAGTGTAAGCGTCGGACACCGACAGCCTCGTATGGAAGTAAGGGGCGATCCGGAGTATGTGAGGTCGTGCTGCGAGGCGAGCTTGAAGCGCCTTGGTGTCGACTACATTGATCTCTACTATCAACACCGGGTGGATCAATCTGTGCCTATTGAGGACACG ATGGGGGAGCTGAAGAAACTTGTGGAAGAAGGAAAGATAAAGTATATCGGACTATCAGAAGCGAGCCCGGACACGATTAGGAGGGCTCATGCGGTTCATCCCATCACAGCCATACAAATGGAGTGGTCACTTTGGACTCGTGATATCGAGGAAGAGATTGTTCCGCTTTGCAG GGAACGTGGCATTGGAATCGTTCCGTATAGTCCTCTTGGCCGTGGTTTTTTCGCCGGAAAAGCGGTCTTGGAGAAATTGGATTCTAATGTTCATGCG GCTGCACATCCTCGGTTGACAGGAGAGAACTTGGAGAAAAACAAACAGATATATTATCGGATCGAAACCCTTGCTAGAAAACACGAATGCAGTGCTGTTCAACTAGCCCTCTCATGGGTTTTCCACAGGGGAAATGACGTTGTTCCGATCCCCG GGACGACGAAAATTAAGAACCTGGATGCGAACATTGGCGCTCTGGCGCTGAAACTCAAAGAAGAGGACCTGAAAGAAATTTCCGATGCCGTGC CTCTGGACCAAGTGGCCGGTGAGAAAACTTTCGAGCATGCAATGCCCGTGCAATGGAAATTTGCCAACACTCCGCGAAGGAATCCGAATTAA
- the LOC126593555 gene encoding uncharacterized protein LOC126593555 encodes MAEENQVQVQRVKLGSQGLEVSKLGFGCMGLTGTYNSPVADEDGIAIIKHAFNKAITFFDTADAYGPHTNEVLVGKALKQLPREKVQLATKFGIVGVVPPAGVVVKGTPEYVRSCCEASLKRLDVDYIDLYYYHRVDTSVPIEETMDELKKLVEEGKIKYIGLSEASPDTIRRAHAVHPITALQMEWSLWTRDIEEEIVPLLLELGIGIVPYSPLGRGFFGGKAVVESLPANSFAASQPRFIGENLDKNKSIYYRIESIAKKHQCSTAQIALAWVLHQGLDVVPIPGTTKIKNLDANIGSLGVKLTEEDAKEVSDAVPIDQVAGERAFVLLMALQWKFANTPPKDSCWILMILYLVKFRQMKLVSCALMGRLLCVALNPTYVWDSSSNSGSNQKKLSLEKRNNMAEGQEIQIPRVKLGTQGFEVSKLGLGCMGLSWINSPDAEKEGISVIKHAFSKGITFFDTSDIYGTVNYNEILPDHSNEILVGKALKEMPREKVQLATKFGIVSISFGHGQPRWEVRGDPEYVRSCCQASLKRLGVDYIDLYYQHRVDQSVPIEDTMGELKKLVEEGKIKYIGLSEASPDTIRRAHAVHPITAIQMEWSLWTRDIEEEIIPLCRERGIGIVPYSPLGRGFFAGKAVLEKLDSKVHAAAHPRLTGENLEKNKQIYYRIENLAKKHECCAAQLALSWVLHRGNDVVPIPGTTKIKNLDVNIGAMALKLKEEDLKEISDAVPLDEVAGEKIFENASPLQWKFANTPRRNPN; translated from the exons ATGGCAGAAGAGAACCAAGTCCAAGTTCAAAGAGTTAAACTCGGCAGCCAAGGACTTGAG GTCTCAAAGTTGGGGTTCGGATGCATGGGCCTTACCGGGACTTACAACTCTCCTGTCGCTGATGAGGATGGTATCGCTATAATAAAACATGCCTTCAACAAAGCAATCACTTTCTTTGACACAGCTGATGCGTATGGACCTCATACaaatgaagttcttgttggaaAG GCCTTGAAGCAGCTGCCAAGGGAAAAAGTTCAACTGGCCACAAAGTTTGGTATTGTTGGAGTAGTGCCGCCTGCTGGTGTGGTAGTGAAGGGAACTCCTGAGTATGTCCGCTCATGCTGTGAGGCTAGCTTGAAACGTCTTGACGTGGACTACATTGATCTGTATTATTACCACCGGGTGGACACTTCGGTGCCTATAGAGGAAACT ATGGATGAGCTGAAGAAACTGGtggaagaaggaaaaataaaGTACATTGGGTTATCTGAAGCCAGCCCTGACACAATAAGGAGAGCGCATGCAGTTCATCCGATCACGGCTCTGCAAATGGAGTGGTCCCTCTGGACTCGTGATATTGAGGAAGAGATTGTTCCACTTTTGTT GGAGCTTGGCATCGGAATAGTTCCATATAGTCCACTTGGTCGTGGTTTTTTCGGTGGCAAAGCAGTTGTTGAAAGTTTGCCTGCAAATAGTTTTGCT GCCTCACAGCCCCGGTTCATAGGAGAGAACTTAGACAAGAACAAGAGCATTTACTATCGAATAGAAAGCATTGCTAAGAAGCACCAGTGCTCTACTGCTCAGATAGCACTAGCATGGGTTCTCCACCAAGGACTTGATGTCGTACCTATCCCGG GGACAACAAAGATCAAGAACCTGGATGCAAACATTGGGTCCTTGGGGGTGAAGCTGACGGAAGAAGACGCGAAAGAAGTTTCTGATGCTGTACCAATCGACCAAGTAGCTGGCGAGAGAGCTTTCGTGCTCCTCATGGCGTTGCAGTGGAAGTTCGCCAACACTCCTCCGAAAGATTCC TGTTGGATTTTAATGATATTGTATCTTGTGAAGTTTAGGCAAATGAAACTTGTTTCTTGTGCTCTTATGGGACGGTTACTG TGTGTGGCACTCAATCCTACTTACGTTTGGGATTCATCTTCTAATAGTGGAAGCAATCAAAAGAAACTATCATTGGAAAAGAGGAATAATATGGCCGAGGGGCAAGAAATACAGATTCCAAGAGTTAAACTTGGAACCCAAGGATTTGAG GTGTCAAAATTAGGGCTTGGATGCATGGGACTTAGCTGGATAAACTCTCCAGATGCCGAAAAGGAAGGAATCTCAGTAATAAAACATGCCTTCAGCAAAGGAATCACCTTCTTCGACACATCTGATATATATGGAACTGTGAATTACAATGAAATTCTACCTGATCATTCCAATGAAATTCTTGTAGGCAAG GCGTTGAAGGAAATGCCGAGAGAAAAAGTTCAGTTAGCCACGAAATTCGGTATTGTAAGTATAAGCTTCGGACACGGACAGCCTCGTTGGGAAGTAAGGGGCGATCCGGAGTATGTTAGGTCGTGCTGCCAGGCGAGCTTGAAGCGCCTTGGTGTCGACTACATTGATCTCTACTACCAACACCGGGTGGATCAATCCGTACCTATTGAGGACACG ATGGGGGAGCTGAAGAAACTTGTGGAAGAAGGAAAGATAAAGTATATCGGATTATCAGAAGCGAGCCCGGACACGATTAGGAGGGCTCATGCAGTTCATCCCATCACAGCCATACAAATGGAGTGGTCACTTTGGACTCGTGATATCGAGGAAGAGATTATTCCACTTTGCAG GGAACGTGGCATTGGAATCGTTCCATATAGTCCTCTTGGCCGTGGTTTTTTTGCCGGAAAAGCGGTTTTGGAGAAATTGGATTCTAAAGTTCATGCG GCTGCACATCCTCGGTTGACAGGAGAGAActtggaaaaaaacaaacagataTATTATCGGATCGAAAACCTTGCTAAAAAACACGAATGCTGTGCTGCTCAACTAGCCCTCTCATGGGTTCTCCACAGAGGAAATGACGTTGTTCCGATCCCCG GGACGACGAAAATTAAGAACCTGGATGTGAACATTGGCGCTATGGCGCTGAAACTCAAAGAAGAGGACCTGAAAGAAATTTCCGATGCTGTGCCTCTCGACGAAGTAGCCGGCGAGAAAATTTTCGAAAATGCAAGTCCCCTGCAATGGAAATTCGCCAACACTCCGCGAAGGAATCCGAATTAA
- the LOC126593695 gene encoding perakine reductase-like isoform X2, with protein sequence MAEGQEIQIPRVKLGTQGFEVSKLGFGCMGLSWINSPDAENEGISVIKHAFSKGITFFDTADMYGTDHSNEILVGEALKEMPREKVQLATKFGVVGIGHGRIEVRGDPEYVRSCCEASLKRLGVDYIDLYYQHRVDQSVPIEDTMGELKKLVEEGKIKYIGLSEASPDTIRRAHAVHPITAIQMEWSLWTRDIEEEIVPLCRERGIGIVPYSPLGHGFFAGKAVLEKVDATAHGDAHPRLTGENLEKNKQIYHRIESLAKKHECSAAQLALSWVLHRGNDIVPIPGTTKIKNLDTNIGAMALKLEEEDLKEISDAVPLDQVAGEKTFEHAMPVQWKFANTPRRNPN encoded by the exons ATGGCAGAGGGGCAAGAAATACAGATTCCAAGAGTTAAACTTGGAACCCAAGGATTTGAg GTGTcaaaattagggtttggatGCATGGGACTGAGCTGGATAAACTCGCCGGATGCCGAAAACGAAGGAATCTCAGTAATAAAACATGCCTTTAGTAAAGGAATCACCTTCTTTGACACAGCTGATATGTATGGAACTGATCACTCCAATGAAATTCTTGTTGGCGAG GCCTTGAAGGAAATGCCGAGAGAAAAAGTTCAGTTGGCCACGAAATTCGGTGTTGTAGGCATCGGACACGGTCGTATTGAAGTAAGGGGCGATCCGGAGTATGTGAGGTCGTGCTGCGAGGCGAGCTTGAAGCGCCTTGGTGTCGACTACATTGATCTCTACTACCAACACCGGGTGGATCAATCCGTGCCTATCGAGGACACG ATGGGGGAGCTGAAGAAACTTGTGGAAGAAGGAAAGATAAAATATATTGGATTATCAGAAGCGAGCCCGGACACGATTAGGAGGGCTCATGCAGTTCATCCCATCACAGCCATACAAATGGAGTGGTCGCTTTGGACTCGTGATATCGAGGAAGAGATTGTTCCACTTTGCAG GGAGCGTGGCATTGGAATCGTTCCATATAGTCCTCTTGGACATGGTTTTTTCGCCGGAAAAGCGGTTTTGGAGAAAGTGGATGCTACAGCTCATGGG GATGCACATCCTCGGTTGACAGGAGAGAACTTGGAGAAAAATAAACAGATATATCATCGAATCGAAAGCCTTGCTAAAAAACACGAATGCAGTGCTGCTCAACTAGCTCTCTCATGGGTTCTCCACAGAGGAAATGACATTGTTCCGATCCCCG GGACGACGAAAATTAAGAACCTGGACACGAACATTGGCGCTATGGCTCTGAAACTCGAGGAAGAGGACTTGAAAGAAATTTCCGATGCCGTACCTCTGGACCAAGTGGCCGGTGAGAAAACTTTCGAGCATGCAATGCCCGTGCAATGGAAATTTGCCAACACTCCGCGAAGGAATCCGAATTAA
- the LOC126592362 gene encoding LOW QUALITY PROTEIN: ascorbate transporter, chloroplastic-like (The sequence of the model RefSeq protein was modified relative to this genomic sequence to represent the inferred CDS: inserted 1 base in 1 codon; substituted 1 base at 1 genomic stop codon), giving the protein MPVYTSESTLLLSDTGIHLDSMLFIAGIATPKEDLELSVEEKELIMGGNISKEPVKVIPWKLILSKPPVWALIVCHFCHNWGTFILLTWMPTYYNQVLKFNLTESGLLCVLPWLTMAIFANIGGXIAXVSKGFSVTTVRKIMQSIGFLGPAFFFTLLNHVKTPTMVVLCMACSQGSDAFSQSGLYSNHQDIGPRYAGVLLGLSNTAGVLAGVFGTIATGYILQRGSWDDVFKVYVVLYIMGTLIWNLFSTGEKIIDLRNAEQSQRLIRLVQVGSSNHCSFSNLLYNHRNQETHPYSAIGLQ; this is encoded by the exons ATGCCAGTATATACCAGTGAAAGTACTCTGCTTCTCTCAGACACTGGAATCCATTTAGATAGTATGTTATTCATAGCAGGCATAGCGACACCAAAAGAAGATCTGGAGCTTAGCGTAGAGGAAAAAGAGCTTATCATGGGTGGAAACATATCTAAGGAACCTGTTAAGGTCATTCCTTGGAAGCTAATATTATCAAAACCACCTGTTTGGGCTCTTATAGTATGCCACTTTTGCCACAATTGGGGAACATTTATTCTATTGACATGGATGCCAACATACTACAATCAGGTTTTGAAATTCAACCTCACTGAATCCGGGCTCCTCTGTGTCTTGCCATGGTTGACAATGGCTATTTTTGCAAATATAGGAGGCTAGATTG GAGTCAGCAAAGGTTTCTCTGTAACGACAGTTCGTAAGATCATGCAATCAATTGGGTTTCTGGGACCAGCCTTTTTCTTTACACTGCTGAACCATGTCAAGACACCCACAATGGTAGTACTATGCATGGCATGCAGTCAAGGATCTGATGCATTTTCACAATCGGGTCTCTACTCCAACCACCAAGACATTGGACCTCGCTATGCTGGGGTATTGCTAGGACTCTCAAACACAGCAGGAGTTCTTGCTGGTGTCTTCGGTACAATTGCAACCGGCTACATACTCCAACGAGGTTCTTGGGATGATGTATTTAAGGTCTATGTTGTATTATACATCATGGGCACATTAATCTGGAACTTATTTTCAACGGGGGAGAAAATTATTGACTTGAGAAATGCAGAACAATCACAACGGTTGATACGACTAGTCCAGGTGGGTTCGTCAAATCACTGCTCATTTTCGAATTTGCTTTACAACCACAGAAATCAAGAAACACACCCCTATTCGGCAATTGGCcttcaatga
- the LOC126592685 gene encoding peptide-N(4)-(N-acetyl-beta-glucosaminyl)asparagine amidase, producing the protein MVARSFQVHHKDSTFSVDYDTDDGLEVFKFQLFSLTSVPPDEQKLIGFDGDSVVSDDSDLVSIIEKLRLVSISEEQQQQEESTAQNDELLKSDEELARMLQAEEEALLFQQYAAHEDDGKFEQQLRPYVSQVLMYEDTVRQEAARKTVPIEELEEKALVSLAKEGNLTPSKNEQDHAFLLQLLFWFKQSFSWVNSPACDSCGNNTVNIGMATAIPSEIRYGASRVETYRCNICPTVTRFPRYNDPLKLVETRRGRCGEWANCFTLYCRAFGYESRLILDFTDHVWTECFSQSLGRWMHLDPCEAVYDKPLLYESGWNKKLNYVIAIAKDGVCDVTKRYTRKWHEVLSRRNIITEPALSAVLANITKDCRRGFTSQVLSVLEERDEKERQELERGLHSTDNDSSSLPGRRSGDKEWRKSRLECGSDESCSLSGSSCPVRSCFDEHVTKIHNAFLPILSKLVEEEFPKSRAVEVLEILKGILMDLKQSPFKTRRATIDSTSNINQSLVHQLLPSFTELLNALSMSVMVDGDGKVDISLAGSAVKTSLALPVALDALDNTINNLNNSDNFVEKSLCLPLLKLNRIHSGSVLASGEEIPFGIATSAFDGIRKSKWEEPNGARGCWIMYKVSENQMHELVAYELMSANDVPERDPMDWVVEGSNDEGSSWHLLDKQTSQVFDSRFQRKTFQIASQGFLANAFRFRFLAVKDVQSNSRLQLGSIDLYSRSS; encoded by the exons ATGGTGGCTCGGAGCTTCCAGGTTCACCACAAGGACTCCACTTTCTCCGTTGACTACGACACCGACGACGGTCTTGAA GTCTTCAAATTTCAACTGTTCTCCCTCACCTCCGTTCCCCCCGACGAACAAAAG TTAATTGGATTCGATGGAGATTCCGTTGTTTCGGACGATTCGGACCTCGTTTCGATTATCGAGAAGCTCCGATTGGTTTCGATCAGCGAAGAACAACAACAGCAAGAAGAATCAACGGCTCAGAACGACGAATTGCTGAAATCGGACGAGGAATTGGCTAGAATGTTGCAG GCTGAGGAGGAAGCACTTTTGTTTCAGCAGTACGCTGCCCATGAAGATGATGGAAAATTCGAGCAACAACTACGGCCTTATGTCAGTCAAGTTCTTATG TATGAGGACACGGTGCGCCAGGAGGCTGCTCGGAAAACAGTCCCTATAgaagagcttgaggagaagGCATTGGTCAGTTTGGCCAAG gAGGGGAACTTAACTCCGTCAAAAAATGAGCAAGATCATGCTTTCCTGCTGCAGCTACTTTTTTGGTTCAAACAGTCTTTCAG TTGGGTTAACTCGCCTGCCTGTGATAGTTGTGGCAATAACACCGTAAATATTGGCATGGCTACTGCAATTCCTTCAGAAATCCGATATGGAGCTTCTCGAGTTGAGACCTATAG ATGCAATATTTGTCCTACGGTGACTCGTTTCCCACGCTACAATGATCCACTAAAG CTTGTGGAAACAAGAAGAGGGCGTTGTGGGGAATGGGCCAATTGCTTTACGCTTTATTGCCGGGCTTTTGGATATGAATCCCGTCTT ATCTTGGATTTCACAGATCATGTTTGGACAGAGTGCTTCTCACAATCTTTGGGAAG ATGGATGCATCTTGATCCTTGTGAAGCAGTGTATGATAAACCCCTGTTATATGAAAGCGG GTGGAACAAGAAATTGAATTACGTAATCGCCATCGCAAAAGATGGTGTTTGTGATGTAACCAAACGCTATACGAGGAAGTGGCATGAG GTTCTTTCTCGACGTAACATCATTACAGAGCCTGCATTGTCAGCTGTGCTTGCTAATATAACAAAAGACTGTCGAAGAGGGTTTACTTCTCAAGTACTTTCTGTACTTGAAGAGCGTGATGAGAAGGAAAGGCAAGAACTCGAAAGAGGTTTGCATTCTACAGACAATGACTCAAGCTCATTACCTGGGAGACGAAGTGGGGACAAGGAATGGCGCAAGTCAAGATTAGAATGTGGTTCTGATGAGAGTTGCTCCTTGAGTGGTTCTTCTTGTCCAGTTCGTTCATGCTTTGACGAGCACGTGACCAAAATTCATAATGCATTTCTCCCAATTCTTTCAAAGCTTGTTGAGGAAGAATTTCCAAAGTCAAGGGCCGTTGAAGTACTTGAGATTCTAAAAGGCATTCTCATGGATCTTAAGCAATCACCTTTTAAAACAAGGAGGGCCACAATCGATTCAACTTCTAATATCAACCAATCACTTGTTCATCAGTTGTTGCCCTCTTTCACTGAGTTACTTAATGCTCTTTCAATGAGTGTTATGGTAGATGGTGATGGGAAAGTCGACATTTCTCTGGCTGGAAGTGCTGTTAAAACTTCTTTGGCACTACCTGTTGCATTGGATGCTTTGGACAACACAATCAATAATCTTAACAATAGTGATAACTTTGTTGAAAAGTCTCTTTGCTTGCCTCTTCTGAAGCTAAACAGAATACATTCTGGTTCAGTCCTTGCAAGTGGTGAAGAAATTCCTTTTGGAATT GCCACTTCAGcgtttgatgggatacgcaagTCTAAGTGGGAAGAACCAAATGGTGCACGAG GTTGCTGGATCATGTATAAAGTATCAGAGAACCAGATGCACGAACTTGTGGCGTATGAGTTAATGTCAGCCAACGATGTACCAGAAAGGGATCCCATGGATTG GGTTGTTGAAGGAAGCAATGATGAGGGATCAAGCTGGCATCTGTTGGATAAACAAACATCTCAAGTATTTGATAGTCGTTTTCAGCGTAAAACATTTCAGATTGCTTCTCAAGGTTTCCTCGCAAATGCTTTCAG GTTTAGATTTTTGGCCGTTAAAGACGTCCAATCAAATTCACGGCTGCAATTAGGTAGCATTGACCTCTATTCAAGAAGCAGTTGA
- the LOC126592689 gene encoding PITH domain-containing protein At3g04780-like, translating to MSAESASAIQKSQVDLLDFIDWSGVECLNQSTSHSVANALKQGYREDDGLNLESDADEQLLIYIPFLQVVKLHSVVVKGPEDEGPKTVKLFSNKEHMGFSNVNDYPASDTIDLSPDNLKGKPVVLKYVKFQNVRSLTVFIEDNQSGSEVTKVQKIVLCGTTVETTDMKGLKKIEDGH from the exons GTTGATTTATTGGACTTCATAGATTGGTCTGGTGTTGAATGCCTCAACCAAAGCACCTCTCACTCTGTTGCTAATGCTCTCAAGCAg GGTTATAGAGAAGATGATGGTTTGAATCTGGAGAGCGATGCGGATGAGCAGCTTTTGATTTACATACCTTTTCTTCAAGTCGTTAAACTGCACTCTGTCGTCGTCAAAGGACCTGAAGATGAAG GTCCTAAGACCGTGAAACTTTTTTCAAACAAGGAGCACATGGGATTCAG CAATGTCAACGACTACCCAGCAAGTGACACCATTGATTTATCCCCTGATAATCTAAAG GGAAAACCAGTTGTTTTGAAGTATGTCAAGTTTCAAAATGTTCGCAG CTTGACTGTTTTTATCGAGGACAATCAATCCGGCTCGGAAGTCACAAAAGTTCAAAAGATTGTTCTTTGTGGAACAAC GGTGGAAACGACAGACATGAAGGGCttgaagaaaattgaggacGGACACTGA
- the LOC126593695 gene encoding perakine reductase-like isoform X3 — MAEGQEIQIPRVKLGTQGLEVSKLGFGCMGLSWINSPDAENEGISVIKHAFSKGITFFDTADMYGTDHSNEILVGEALKEMPREKVQLATKFGVVGIGHGRIEVRGDPEYVRSCCEASLKRLGVDYIDLYYQHRVDQSVPIEDTMGELKKLVEEGKIKYIGLSEASPDTIRRAHAVHPITAIQMEWSLWTRDIEEEIVPLCRERGIGIVPYSPLGHGFFAGKAVLEKVDATAHGDAHPRLTGENLEKNKQIYHRIESLAKKHECSAAQLALSWVLHRGNDIVPIPGTTKIKNLDTNIGAMALKLEEEDLKEISDAVPLDQVAGEKTFEHAMPVQWKFANTPRRNPN, encoded by the exons ATGGCAGAGGGGCAAGAAATACAGATTCCAAGAGTTAAACTTGGAACCCAAGGACTTGAG GTGTcaaaattagggtttggatGCATGGGACTGAGCTGGATAAACTCGCCGGATGCCGAAAACGAAGGAATCTCAGTAATAAAACATGCCTTTAGTAAAGGAATCACCTTCTTTGACACAGCTGATATGTATGGAACTGATCACTCCAATGAAATTCTTGTTGGCGAG GCCTTGAAGGAAATGCCGAGAGAAAAAGTTCAGTTGGCCACGAAATTCGGTGTTGTAGGCATCGGACACGGTCGTATTGAAGTAAGGGGCGATCCGGAGTATGTGAGGTCGTGCTGCGAGGCGAGCTTGAAGCGCCTTGGTGTCGACTACATTGATCTCTACTACCAACACCGGGTGGATCAATCCGTGCCTATCGAGGACACG ATGGGGGAGCTGAAGAAACTTGTGGAAGAAGGAAAGATAAAATATATTGGATTATCAGAAGCGAGCCCGGACACGATTAGGAGGGCTCATGCAGTTCATCCCATCACAGCCATACAAATGGAGTGGTCGCTTTGGACTCGTGATATCGAGGAAGAGATTGTTCCACTTTGCAG GGAGCGTGGCATTGGAATCGTTCCATATAGTCCTCTTGGACATGGTTTTTTCGCCGGAAAAGCGGTTTTGGAGAAAGTGGATGCTACAGCTCATGGG GATGCACATCCTCGGTTGACAGGAGAGAACTTGGAGAAAAATAAACAGATATATCATCGAATCGAAAGCCTTGCTAAAAAACACGAATGCAGTGCTGCTCAACTAGCTCTCTCATGGGTTCTCCACAGAGGAAATGACATTGTTCCGATCCCCG GGACGACGAAAATTAAGAACCTGGACACGAACATTGGCGCTATGGCTCTGAAACTCGAGGAAGAGGACTTGAAAGAAATTTCCGATGCCGTACCTCTGGACCAAGTGGCCGGTGAGAAAACTTTCGAGCATGCAATGCCCGTGCAATGGAAATTTGCCAACACTCCGCGAAGGAATCCGAATTAA
- the LOC126593692 gene encoding protein ECERIFERUM 26-like, with product MPAADGRSRVVVHSKLTVVSSRPVVPGKTHTFTALDHAMGLHSLHVVFYYKEQLFGSIDLDPLRVSLSETLSLYPQVTGRVDKNPDGNWEVKCNDAGVRVLMARVGTTLDEWLRSGDRSEERLLTMWDDMPDDHSTWSPYRIQINEFEGGGVAIGLSCTHMHADPTCATLLIKSWAETHRREAISHPLLVDGSSVLGGRPVDQVINKKSSAAYYEAKFVASKTTSLPVRKMGTATFKFSNSTIKQELNSCPGATPFDLLAAMFWTQIARLKPSESKIKHSISVCIDFRKKKSFGYYGNAMHFSLLSVLDVEELEREDGLAHVVRVVHRHVSSQKEEDFWSGMDWFEAQKGEGDKFGEPFKLYGPELTCVSMEHMLDDCQPLMYGVMFEKEEKPVHVSYHVGNMEGEGLIMVMPAPEGGLARTVMVTLPEGELAQLCEAEAISSLNPTMLLSGRQTI from the exons ATGCCAGCGGCTGATGGGAGGAGCAGGGTGGTGGTGCACTCAAAGCTGACGGTAGTGTCGAGCAGGCCGGTGGTGCCGGGGAAGACCCACACGTTCACGGCACTGGACCATGCAATGGGACTGCACAGCCTCCACGTTGTTTTCTACTACAAGGAGCAGCTGTTCGGGTCTATTGACTTGGACCCGCTCCGGGTCTCTCTCTCGGAGACCCTGTCTCTCTACCCTCAGGTTACGGGTCGGGTGGACAAGAACCCGGACGGGAATTGGGAGGTGAAGTGCAATGATGCGGGGGTTCGGGTCTTGATGGCCCGGGTGGGGACCACGCTTGATGAGTGGCTGAGATCTGGGGATAGGTCCGAGGAGAGGCTTTTGACGATGTGGGATGATATGCCTGATGATCACAGTACATGGTCGCCGTATAGGATCCag ATAAATGAATTTGAAGGAGGAGGTGTAGCCATTGGACTAAGTTGCACTCACATGCATGCTGACCCAACTTGTGCCACCCTACTCATCAAGTCGTGGGCTGAGACTCACCGCCGAGAAGCGATTTCGCACCCGCTTCTCGTCGACGGGTCATCAGTCCTCGGGGGACGGCCCGTTGATCAGgtcataaacaaaaaatcatcagCTGCCTATTATGAAGCCAAGTTCGTGGCATCAAAGACTACTTCCTTGCCTGTGAGGAAAATGGGGACAGCCACTTTCAAGTTTTCCAATTCCACGATCAAGCAAGAACTAAACTCATGCCCTGGTGCCACTCCATTTGATCTGCTTGCTGCAATGTTTTGGACGCAAATTGCGCGCTTGAAGCCCTCGGAGAGCAAGATCAAACACTCCATCTCAGTTTGCATAGACTTTCGAAAGAAGAAGTCCTTCGGGTACTACGGCAATGCCATGCATTTTTCGTTGCTTTCAGTACTGGATGTGGAGGAATTGGAGCGCGAGGACGGGCTGGCACATGTCGTAAGGGTGGTGCACCGCCATGTATCGAGTCAGAAGGAGGAGGACTTTTGGTCCGGAATGGATTGGTTCGAAGCACAAAAGGGAGAGGGAGATAAGTTTGGGGAACCATTTAAGCTGTATGGCCCTGAGTTGACATGTGTTAGCATGGAGCACATGTTGGACGACTGTCAGCCATTGATGTATGGAGTTATGTTTGAGAAGGAGGAGAAACCAGTTCACGTGTCGTATCATGTGGGGAATATGGAAGGGGAAGGTTTGATCATGGTGATGCCAGCGCCAGAAGGCGGGCTTGCAAGGACGGTTATGGTGACATTGCCGGAGGGAGAGCTTGCCCAATTATGTGAGGCAGAAGCTATTTCGAGCCTTAACCCTACAATGCTACTAAGTGGGAGACAAACTATATAA